A window of the Enterobacteriaceae bacterium 4M9 genome harbors these coding sequences:
- a CDS encoding type 1 fimbrial protein — MGVIMELKKQSILPLYLLSTLLFSGHAFATTFLPLEGEVDARGELIEAACSIDNLHRDILVEFGDISARDVKEEGEGVLIRPFMVRLTGCTATDMGDGLLRYPYASVTFIGETTNEDPTALLTNGKGLGIRLQDRNGDILTFGQPSPGYALSSDKNILRFTASVVPVQKNVQAGEFYATARFFMDYN; from the coding sequence GTGGGTGTTATTATGGAATTAAAAAAGCAAAGCATTCTTCCGCTTTATTTATTATCCACCCTGCTTTTTTCTGGCCATGCCTTTGCCACTACTTTTCTTCCGTTAGAAGGTGAAGTGGATGCGCGAGGGGAGCTTATTGAAGCCGCATGCAGTATCGATAACCTCCATCGGGATATATTAGTTGAATTTGGCGACATTTCTGCCCGTGATGTTAAAGAAGAAGGCGAAGGTGTTTTGATTCGACCTTTTATGGTTCGCTTAACTGGATGTACAGCGACCGATATGGGCGATGGGTTGTTGCGTTATCCCTACGCGTCAGTGACATTTATTGGTGAGACGACGAATGAAGATCCCACCGCGTTACTGACAAATGGAAAAGGACTGGGAATACGCCTGCAAGATAGAAACGGTGATATTTTGACATTTGGACAGCCGTCTCCCGGTTATGCACTGAGCAGCGACAAAAACATATTACGATTTACTGCTTCAGTGGTTCCTGTCCAGAAAAATGTTCAGGCTGGCGAGTTTTATGCGACGGCTCGGTTTTTTATGGATTACAACTAA
- a CDS encoding fimbria/pilus outer membrane usher protein — MSVKLKTKLTIIAAQVIMVCYAPAALADDSIEFNVDVLDAADRSHVDLSRFATDNYVTPGSYLLDIKINSRSVGQSKIEYVASEDGKTSRACINEDLLNKLALKDEVRAKVMPIYENCYTLDSVPGARVSNAAGVLDIVVPQAWMKYNDPDWTPPERWDSGIAGVIFDYSLTGQVTRRFKSGSDDYSAVSGYGQAGFNAGGWRVRGEYQTNYDSDQRKYDFTWNQFYAYRPLPTMAAKLTLGEIYLNSQVFDTVRFTGANLASDERMLPPSLRGYAPEIHGVARTNAKVTVMQSGRTIYETTVAAGPFNIQDLRNSVRGTLDVRVEEQDGSVSTFQVNTANIPYLTRPGYVRYNIAGGAPSRYNHRIQGPGFVAGDFSWGVTNAWSLYGGVMTAGKAYTAVSAGIGRDLSVLGALSFDATESWSELPGQNRIWGTSYKLSYAKTFDEYNSSITFAGYRFSERDFRTLSQYLDERYQGYDNIGREKEMYTITGSKTFFADDPRLATTLFLTYTHQNYWNRGSQDRYGFSVGRSFNIGNVRGITANVSAYRSDYNGRNDDSIAFRLSIPVGDGSRWAGLDLQTNNGKTSPMASYTDNSDYNNLWRVRAGASQDGYANVDGYYRHRSQWAEVNTTASYQHNNYLAASATLRGGLTATRHGAALHNSSATSNTARVMVDTNGIGGVPLNNGKATTNNFGIAVVPDIVSYNNFDTRVDVDAMDGSIEASKAINTSVLTEGAIGYQAFGMAKGNRVMGTLRLADHSTPPFGAEVYNKDGVSVAMVLEEGKAWLAGVNPNETLKVNWGGKTQCEVTMPATLVDASTVLLPCR; from the coding sequence ATGTCGGTAAAATTAAAAACCAAGTTAACTATAATTGCCGCGCAGGTAATTATGGTCTGCTATGCACCAGCGGCATTAGCAGATGATAGCATTGAGTTTAACGTCGATGTGCTTGATGCAGCAGATCGCAGCCATGTCGATTTATCCCGATTCGCAACGGATAACTACGTCACCCCGGGAAGCTACCTGCTTGATATTAAGATCAACTCCAGATCTGTAGGGCAGTCCAAAATTGAATATGTCGCAAGCGAAGACGGTAAAACCAGCCGTGCATGTATTAATGAGGACTTGCTGAACAAACTGGCGCTGAAGGACGAAGTCCGCGCCAAAGTCATGCCGATTTATGAGAACTGCTACACCCTCGACAGCGTTCCTGGCGCAAGAGTCAGTAACGCCGCAGGTGTGCTGGATATTGTCGTCCCTCAGGCATGGATGAAATACAACGACCCAGACTGGACCCCGCCTGAGCGTTGGGACAGCGGTATTGCGGGCGTTATTTTTGACTACAGCCTGACCGGGCAGGTGACTCGTCGCTTCAAGAGTGGCTCTGATGATTACAGCGCGGTATCAGGCTATGGCCAGGCGGGTTTCAACGCCGGCGGCTGGCGTGTACGCGGTGAATACCAGACCAACTACGACAGCGATCAGCGCAAGTACGATTTTACCTGGAACCAGTTCTACGCCTATCGTCCGCTGCCTACTATGGCCGCAAAGCTGACGCTGGGTGAAATTTATCTTAACTCGCAGGTGTTTGACACGGTGCGCTTTACCGGGGCTAACCTGGCAAGTGATGAACGCATGCTGCCGCCAAGCCTGCGTGGCTATGCGCCGGAAATTCACGGCGTGGCACGTACTAACGCCAAAGTGACCGTCATGCAGAGCGGGCGCACCATCTATGAAACAACGGTGGCAGCGGGTCCGTTTAACATCCAGGACTTGCGTAACTCCGTGCGCGGTACGCTGGATGTCCGTGTCGAAGAGCAGGATGGTTCGGTTTCTACCTTCCAGGTGAATACCGCCAACATCCCGTACCTGACACGTCCTGGCTATGTGCGCTACAACATCGCGGGCGGTGCGCCGTCTCGCTATAACCACCGTATTCAGGGACCTGGCTTTGTGGCCGGTGACTTCTCCTGGGGTGTGACCAACGCCTGGTCACTGTATGGCGGGGTAATGACGGCGGGTAAAGCGTATACCGCAGTGTCTGCGGGTATCGGTCGTGACCTGAGCGTACTCGGCGCGTTGTCTTTCGATGCCACGGAGTCCTGGAGCGAACTGCCGGGTCAGAACCGCATCTGGGGGACATCATACAAACTCAGCTATGCGAAGACGTTTGATGAATACAACAGCTCCATTACCTTCGCAGGCTATCGCTTCTCTGAGCGCGATTTCCGTACGCTGTCGCAGTACCTGGACGAACGTTACCAAGGCTATGACAACATCGGTCGTGAAAAAGAGATGTACACCATTACCGGTAGTAAAACGTTCTTCGCTGACGATCCGCGTCTGGCAACCACGCTGTTCCTGACGTACACCCACCAGAACTACTGGAACCGCGGCAGTCAGGACAGGTACGGCTTCTCCGTAGGTCGCAGCTTTAACATAGGTAATGTCCGCGGTATCACCGCGAACGTGTCAGCTTATCGCTCGGACTATAACGGCAGGAACGATGATTCCATCGCGTTCAGGCTGTCGATTCCGGTGGGAGACGGTAGCCGTTGGGCGGGTCTGGATCTCCAGACGAACAATGGCAAAACCAGCCCGATGGCGTCTTACACCGATAACAGCGACTACAACAACCTGTGGCGCGTGCGTGCAGGAGCAAGTCAGGACGGTTATGCCAACGTTGACGGCTACTACCGTCATCGTTCGCAGTGGGCAGAGGTTAATACCACTGCCAGCTATCAACACAACAACTACCTCGCAGCCAGCGCAACGTTGCGCGGCGGCCTGACGGCAACGCGACACGGTGCAGCGCTGCATAACAGTAGCGCAACATCGAATACCGCGCGTGTGATGGTAGACACCAACGGTATCGGCGGTGTGCCGCTGAACAACGGCAAAGCGACCACCAACAATTTTGGTATCGCCGTTGTGCCGGATATCGTCAGCTACAACAACTTCGACACCCGAGTGGACGTCGATGCAATGGACGGCAGCATTGAAGCGTCCAAAGCGATCAATACCTCGGTACTGACAGAAGGCGCCATCGGTTATCAGGCGTTTGGTATGGCGAAAGGCAACCGTGTAATGGGGACGCTGCGTCTGGCAGACCACAGTACACCGCCGTTTGGCGCCGAAGTTTATAACAAAGATGGCGTAAGCGTTGCCATGGTTCTGGAAGAAGGTAAAGCCTGGCTTGCCGGTGTGAACCCGAACGAAACGCTGAAAGTGAACTGGGGCGGAAAAACCCAGTGTGAAGTCACGATGCCGGCAACGCTTGTCGACGCGTCGACCGTACTGCTGCCGTGTCGCTAA